The window CTAATAGTAACAGGAAGTAGATTCTAAGCAACATGATGAACCTTAGCAGTGGGGATTGCTGAAATGCTCTCTTTATCAACTTTTCCCAGCCCAGTTTCATCTaagtcaaccaaaaaaaaacggTTGGGGGGAAGGGGGGGGGGAGTTAATGAGGTGAAAACCTGGAAAAAGAAGATTGTGGCTATTTAAGAACAAGAGTTGTAAGCAGACCTATACCATTGGTAGGAGATGTATTCACAGCATTTTCCACAAGGCTGCGTGTTAATGGACCAGGATTCATGAAAGATATAGTTCGAATCTCATGACGAATGGCTTCAAGTTGGGAAATAGTGTCTTGTAGTTCTTTATGCACCtacaaaacacaaaattagtACAGCTCATCTACAACATCATTGAAAGACAAAGTGCACTTTACATATAtctatgtgtgtatgtgtgtgtgtatatatatatatatgtatataagagagagagagagagagagagagagagagagagagagacctgACGAGCCTGAGATTGCTGCATAACACTATCGAATTGGCCACGGAACACTTGGACATATCCAATTGCCCTTCCAGCTAACCTCCCCGCAGTTCTTGCAATTATTGGCAAATCCTTTGGGCCTGAACTACAGCTATGAATATCAACACATAAACCTCAATTCAACGTTGACTCTAATACATATGCACATATGCCAGAGCAAGAGATAGAAAGTATCATCTCCAAAGATCATCCTTGGAGCCTCCCAagcaaaaatggaaaaacccCAAAATACAACACACTTTGTCATGATAGCAAACAATAAAATTTACTACATTCTTTCATCATATTTGGAATCTACATCAATTATACGTAGGTAATCATCAAAAAGATGTAAAGATCAAAATCTATACAAGGAGGAATAGCCAATAGCGTACCAATTAGAGCAGCAGTAGCACCAATTATGAGAAACAGCTCCCCATAAGAAATCCCAAGCATCACTCTTTCCTTTTGTTCCCCCTCCTCCTAGGCACTTGTACCTGAGTAAGGTGCATGACAGGGCTAAATTAGTGTTACTTTCTGAGACTTTGGCTCAAAGATAAAACTGTAAGGTGTAGGAAAAATGTACTAATAGACAACCATTGTTGTCTTCTTTATTCAATGACAATAAATTGCACATTGTATTCAAGAAACAATCAATTAAAATCCCAAATTGCAACCACTAACACCAGAGTATTCTCTTTTTGCTTCCTCTCTAACACTGCCTCCTTGCGCGTGATGCACACAAACACAATTTCACACATTAACGCacaaaaagcaacaaaatctCTCTTtcctttgcatttttcttttttgggttctCATGTGGACATTTTATCAAAAGATTGAGGTGCATGGGCAAAAACAACGATTTTTCTGCTCAACCTGAACTAAAGCAGGGCCCAAACTGTCTATTTCAACCATATTCACAGCCTTTTCCACATAAATGGAGTGAGTAGTCACAAAGTTGCAGATGAAATatggaaataccaagaaaaTTGAGACAAGACCATTCAAAAATACCCAGCAAAAAAATTCAATCCTGCATGTAAACTATATATAATTTGAACGATGTTGACATTGAGAGCATGAGAAGCAGCTTACAGTGG is drawn from Coffea arabica cultivar ET-39 chromosome 1c, Coffea Arabica ET-39 HiFi, whole genome shotgun sequence and contains these coding sequences:
- the LOC113723470 gene encoding uncharacterized protein isoform X1; this translates as MLGISYGELFLIIGATAALIGPKDLPIIARTAGRLAGRAIGYVQVFRGQFDSVMQQSQARQVHKELQDTISQLEAIRHEIRTISFMNPGPLTRSLVENAVNTSPTNGIDETGLGKVDKESISAIPTAKGYASQASASSDMHSQAIAYAKLAESKSLNPASVNNEVLNELTDESGLTILPVSAESAGLLPNRKDTVMGSDIVLEAVLEAEVARNAKDFFSQPQNLEKLE
- the LOC113723470 gene encoding uncharacterized protein isoform X2, whose translation is MLGISYGELFLIIGATAALIGPKDLPIIARTAGRLAGRAIGYVQVFRGQFDSVMQQSQARQVHKELQDTISQLEAIRHEIRTISFMNPGPLTRSLVENAVNTSPTNDETGLGKVDKESISAIPTAKGYASQASASSDMHSQAIAYAKLAESKSLNPASVNNEVLNELTDESGLTILPVSAESAGLLPNRKDTVMGSDIVLEAVLEAEVARNAKDFFSQPQNLEKLE
- the LOC113723470 gene encoding uncharacterized protein isoform X4, which produces MLGISYGELFLIIGATAALIGPKDLPIIARTAGRLAGRAIGYVQVFRGQFDSVMQQSQARQVHKELQDTISQLEAIRHEIRTISFMNPGPLTRSLVENAVNTSPTNDETGLGKVDKESISAIPTAKGYASQASASSDMHSQAIAYAKLAESKSLNPASVNNEVLNELTDESGLTILPVSAESAGLLPNRKVLEAVLEAEVARNAKDFFSQPQNLEKLE
- the LOC113723470 gene encoding uncharacterized protein isoform X3; protein product: MLGISYGELFLIIGATAALIGPKDLPIIARTAGRLAGRAIGYVQVFRGQFDSVMQQSQARQVHKELQDTISQLEAIRHEIRTISFMNPGPLTRSLVENAVNTSPTNGIDETGLGKVDKESISAIPTAKGYASQASASSDMHSQAIAYAKLAESKSLNPASVNNEVLNELTDESGLTILPVSAESAGLLPNRKVLEAVLEAEVARNAKDFFSQPQNLEKLE
- the LOC113723470 gene encoding uncharacterized protein isoform X5, whose translation is MLGISYGELFLIIGATAALIGPKDLPIIARTAGRLAGRAIGYVQVFRGQFDSVMQQSQARQVHKELQDTISQLEAIRHEIRTISFMNPGPLTRSLVENAVNTSPTNGIDETGLGKVDKESISAIPTAKGYASQASASSDMHSQAIAYAKLAESKSLNPASVNNEVLNELTDESGLTILPVSAESAGLLPNRKGY